In the Opitutaceae bacterium genome, one interval contains:
- a CDS encoding PIN domain-containing protein, with protein MPARVFLDTNVVVYSFDATAPAKRQRAREILRGSGWFVSWQVVQEFANVALHRFEVPLKAGDLKDYLDLVLWPNCGVFPSGTIFAKALEIHARFQYRLYDSLIVASALAGGASILYSEDLQDGQHVGPLQIKNPFAS; from the coding sequence ATGCCCGCTAGAGTCTTTCTCGATACGAACGTGGTGGTTTATTCCTTCGATGCCACCGCTCCTGCCAAGCGGCAGCGCGCGCGAGAGATTCTTCGTGGAAGCGGATGGTTTGTCAGCTGGCAGGTTGTGCAGGAGTTCGCAAATGTGGCCCTGCACCGGTTCGAGGTGCCGCTGAAGGCCGGAGATCTCAAGGATTATCTGGATCTGGTGCTCTGGCCGAATTGTGGAGTGTTTCCGTCCGGGACGATTTTCGCCAAGGCTCTGGAGATTCACGCCCGGTTCCAATACCGCCTCTACGACAGTCTCATCGTGGCATCCGCCCTAGCCGGAGGCGCGTCTATCTTGTATTCCGAAGACCTGCAGGACGGACAGCATGTCGGTCCCCTGCAAATCAAGAATCCGTTTGCTT
- a CDS encoding hydrolase, with amino-acid sequence MTLIDLNSYAPFLDSIRLGRPEMIDRLVRWADQNSGSLNGPGLKAMQALVQADFDRLPGAFSTLPLDQSAPGAGPGEVMLRWQCRPEAPIQVLFNGHFDTVFGPESAFQKCTVLDNGRLHGPGVTDMKGGLVVLLAALTAFEACPWKERIGWEILISPDEELGSPGSAAILTEAARRHHFGLVFESSLPDGQMVRSRMGVGHFSYRVRGRAAHVGRDFEAGRNAIEALSRIVLKATALNQQMEGVIVNVGRTEGGGPINVVPDRAEAQLNVRVWRADQMEEVMGRLRACAEPVVKREGFAVEMEGGFSRGPKEVTPEVEGLFATIQDCGRPLGLDFGWRDTGGGSDGNILAMAGLPNIDSLGVRGEFIHSEKEVVLVDSLVERASLTALFLMRLAKGEVALPESILNRSIEQPTGGVKR; translated from the coding sequence ATGACTTTGATCGATCTGAATTCCTACGCCCCTTTTCTCGATTCAATCCGGTTGGGTCGGCCGGAGATGATCGATCGGCTGGTCCGGTGGGCGGATCAGAACTCGGGCAGTCTGAACGGTCCCGGGCTCAAGGCCATGCAGGCTCTGGTGCAGGCGGATTTTGACCGGTTGCCGGGGGCGTTCTCGACTCTGCCGCTGGATCAATCGGCCCCGGGGGCCGGGCCGGGTGAGGTCATGCTGCGCTGGCAGTGTAGGCCGGAGGCCCCGATTCAGGTCCTCTTCAATGGGCACTTCGATACGGTCTTTGGTCCGGAGAGTGCCTTTCAGAAGTGCACGGTCCTCGACAACGGGCGCCTGCACGGTCCCGGGGTGACCGACATGAAGGGCGGGCTGGTCGTGCTGCTGGCCGCCCTGACTGCCTTCGAGGCCTGCCCGTGGAAGGAACGGATCGGCTGGGAGATCCTCATCTCGCCCGACGAGGAATTGGGTTCTCCGGGCTCGGCCGCAATCCTCACTGAGGCGGCCCGGCGGCACCATTTCGGGCTGGTTTTTGAATCGTCCCTCCCGGATGGGCAGATGGTCCGTTCGCGGATGGGGGTCGGGCATTTCAGCTATCGGGTTCGAGGGCGGGCCGCTCATGTCGGCCGGGATTTCGAGGCGGGGCGCAACGCGATCGAGGCTCTGTCCCGTATCGTGCTCAAGGCGACGGCGTTGAACCAGCAGATGGAGGGGGTGATCGTGAATGTCGGCCGGACCGAGGGCGGCGGCCCGATCAACGTGGTCCCGGACCGAGCGGAGGCGCAACTCAATGTGCGGGTCTGGCGGGCGGACCAGATGGAGGAGGTCATGGGGCGTTTGCGGGCCTGTGCGGAGCCGGTGGTGAAGCGCGAGGGATTTGCGGTCGAGATGGAGGGAGGATTTTCCCGTGGGCCGAAGGAGGTCACGCCTGAAGTGGAGGGGCTTTTTGCCACCATCCAGGATTGCGGACGGCCGCTTGGGCTGGATTTCGGTTGGCGGGATACCGGCGGCGGCAGCGACGGGAATATCCTGGCCATGGCGGGACTGCCCAATATCGACTCTTTGGGGGTGCGCGGGGAGTTCATCCACAGCGAAAAGGAGGTCGTTCTCGTTGACAGTCTGGTTGAGAGGGCCTCATTGACCGCGCTCTTTCTCATGCGGCTGGCCAAGGGCGAGGTGGCTTTGCCGGAGTCCATCTTGAACCGGTCGATCGAGCAACCCACGGGAGGGGTGAAGAGATGA